From the Octopus sinensis linkage group LG3, ASM634580v1, whole genome shotgun sequence genome, the window gttgtaaatgcaaccctccatgggataacatatatccaatatactgctagtgaagtacccaacaaagttaatacataaatgttaatgattgcaatgtaatcaattcatttactgtattatatgggcaaaggtaaaatgatttaccacaaattactaatacaagataagaaaatgaagaaatacatctgaatcaaatatcaattaccagataatactcaatcacatactttattaaaccaccacgtaagagactgtagggttagatataaaaagcagaacaaatcagtgtacataaaggaatgtacataaaaaagtgtacattaaaaaaaaagtaatgttgtataataagtatttatatttacttatatttatattctcttttatatatattctacttattatacaacattactttttttaattttttttttatgtacattcctttatgtacactgatttgttctgctttttatatctaaccctacagtctcttatgtggtggtttaataaagtatgtgtttgagtattatctgctaattgatatttgatttagatgtatttctccattttcttatcttgtatatatatatatatatatatatatatatataatgttccatTTCACTAACACAATCTGGAATCTATTGAATCACTGAATGAGctgactgaaattttttttttttttttgctttaccaGCTGTCCATCCCTTTATCATAGATTGTGTCCAATCTTGTATGttagaattattaattatataaccaGATATTCTGCTCTCCATCATAAACATAGGGCCATGAACAACAGTACTCTTTCCtttaattttaacattaaaaaaatagttgAATGGATAAAGTATTCAGCTCAAAAGTTTTGAGTTCTAACCTACTGCAAGTATTTCAGTAGAGCATTTACAATTGAGGTAATATTACAGGTCAGTTGACAGAAGTGTAAGAATATCAAATGAAATGCCATGCAGTATTCAGTTATAGcccttcactttctgagttcaaatgctgctgaagtcaaatttgcctttccttcttCTGATGTCAGTATCATCAGTACCAATCAATTGTTGATGAagaggtgagaaaggatcttcagatgttgggcctctcagaggaaatgacaatggactaaGACTTCTGGTGGTTTGCAATACTTGAGAAGACATGCCAAGCTAAATAAAATCATAGCTAtccatgcatacagacatgtccCCAACATCCTATTCTCTGTCAAGAGATCCTAGTTTTGTGGGTTCGTGCCAcataaaggcacctgtgccagtactaTGTAGAAGTGCCcttgccagtgccacgtaaaagcgtctgtgctggtgccatgtaaaagcatccagtacactctgtaaagtggttggcattaagaaaagcatccagccatagaaaccatgccaaattgaGTCTGGGCAACTATCCAGCTGGCTAACTCctgtaaaactgtccaacccatgccagcatggagaacagacattaaatgatgatgatgattacgatgaaacatatattcaatacatatattcaatattaacacatatacacgccgggcgaaatgcgtagccatatttcgtctgctgttatgctctgagttcaaattccgctgaggtcgactttgcctttcatcctttcagggtcgataaattaagtactagttacacactggggtcgatgtaatcaacttaatccgtttgtctgtccttgtttgtcccctctctgtttagtcccttgtgggtagtaaagaaataaatatatattaagaaatatacatagacatatatacctaTGCTCATCAGTTATAGTTTCCACCTGCAACAAAGTGTCAGCTTTGGTACTGAAAAGATCCTTATCTTGTTCATAGACTGATTTAAGAATAAAATCCAGGCTGTCATTTGGAGCCAAGGGGTCGTGATAGAAAAATAGCCGCCGAGAGTTTTGTAATGTCCGTTTGTTATGCAAATTATTCCAAGGGTCAGCTTGTTGGGAAATATGGTATGGTTCATGTTGAAGACATACCTGAAAATTTGGAAAGATAAATAAGTAAGTATGACTGTGTAAGTTAAGAAGGATGTAAGTGTGTGGTAGACAAGtgctaaagtgtgtgtgtgaatgggtggaTAGACAAAAAGTGGAATGAAGTGTATATGTAGACATTTATCAGGGTGTATTTGTGTGGAGGATTAGgtttggctgtgtgataagaacttTACATGCCAAcaaaatggttccaggttcagccccactgcccACAGCATAGCACCATGAGGAAGTGTGTTCTACAATAGACCTGGGccaaccaaaaacttgtgagtggatttcatagccagaagctgaaagaagcttattatacactagcagaattgcccggcgttgaattgcttgaaagtactgttaatgattgcactgaattatgatgattattcaggcaaatattgatataagtttacggtgggagataaggacttaacgatcaaacgtgtgccattgcattgctttcggggaaccaaatttctgatgagcattataggggtaccaactttaagtttgagaaagtgtggtggtagtccggggtgctcaaaggaattgagtacctctattggatagttgatgacgtcctctgggtcaggagttgtatcgatagactgatatacatagacttccccaggaatgagttttagcatttcatcattaatatggtgaacagttttattcctcggggtcagtatagcctttttgccaatccaatccatattctgataattagcttgtagatctgggaacactgcatctctgagatcagaaggcgtcttaacaatggtacaaatggaatcgatggcaatattaccattttcatcccctggtattttgccttcgccaagtgcaaggagggtgtgaggaaatgctgctgatgtgatattacgtcgcatatgagcacgcacattggtgtgaagtttgagagttacttccctttatttaaagaaatatgcattaaaatggcaaaaaatgatggtaaattatttgtaaaatcgtagactcatcgtagacatgcgctaatacccagaagggctcgatataaatcacgactataagatacccggttttggttaaactgcatcgcaaaatgtgggagtagttaggaatctaaatcggagtagacagacacacaacctttcttttatatataaatattttcgtcctaaaatactttgtatggattgaatggttacctctatggaaatatataaacgcacattatacatacatgtgtgtatagatgaatatataaatacatttaaatatctatatacacttttgggcgatctttgtgctacttagagataactttagatcttatttgcgtcctaaaaaactttgtgcggagtgaatggttacgtctttggaaatatatacacacacattatacatacatctgtgtatagatgaatatataaatacatttaaatatctatatacacttttgggcgatctttctgctacttggatatactttagatcttatattcgtcctaaaaaactttgtatgaattgaaaaagaaaatgaattgaaatttttaagaaaggaatttgtttacatacatgtgtcaaatggcaaatgtttgtgcagttgtccgaaatggaaccagggtaaatgtgtggaactgatgtattataatgaatattccttcttgttgtgaatattaatttgattaatatgaactgaaaaccagtggtgtagcacaTAAGACCATAGgtgatctagcaaaaaggatgaccagtctgactggctcatccctgtcacacactcacacacatgcacacacacacacgcaccctcacacatacactcacacacacgcacacacacacacacgttagcttacaattttatttatatatttgcgtgtctatgtgtgtaaagaggaagtgggagtaatatgcagagtgaaagagtgaaatggtaaaatatttagttttctcaaattttttctgaaatgggggtgaaattgaaagaaattttgtatgccatgaccgaatggaagtactttgaaaaatcataggtaaactctaattgaagaaattgtgtgaggagtaaatcgttatgtatttatttgtttctgtttgctgtgttgtttttttttagtagtggtttaaggtacacttctctcgttttatataaatactttcactttaatcgttgcacacttgcaaagagaaaggaggagaaattagagtgatagcatgagtgaagcatttcgctccgtttgtgtgtgtgtgtgttgtagcccacactaagaaaagcacttcacttacacaccacaatgtgagttttctcgaaattttgcttaattgggggtgaaatttgaaaaactgtacctggcacgacccgatgtattctactcttaaaaatgctaggtaaattgtaattgaagaaatcctatattgtagatttctataagagacaaagggaggcagataaaatctgccttttataataagagatgtgtgtgtgtgtgtgcatgcacatgcatgcgtgtgtgtgtgtgtgtacgtgtgtctgtacaAATGTATCTGCtgtgtgtcttttgtgtttgtcccccatcactatTTTACAACCAGTGTTTCGGTCACCATAACATTTTACAATTTTAGAGGTGCAGGtgaaaaacgcatttggccaaatttggaacAATACtttagacagggccattagaacaaagaaacaggcttgggaGGCCTGGAAGAGTTGGGGTAGCACAAGAATGtatcagatagccaaaagggaagctaggagacaggcatatatatagccaagggtgtagcagaaaagaagaagtttgccaatgttcagcaaCGTGAAgatcaaagaactgaagtattttggattgcaagacagtgtgtgagagaaaaccgtgatgtcataggagagaaatgtgtctgcatggatgatagtGCCCTAGCATTtcatgattctgcaaagaaagaggcttggagatgccatattgaaagactgctgaatgtggagaatgaatggaggAGGTGAGTCTGCCAaaggttgacccaattgagggaccagctaccaaAATCAACAGTACCCTGGTAGATTAAGCAATTAAAGATATAaagacagggaaagcacctgACCGattaggaatcactgctgagatgattAAAATATCAGGCGGTGTGGGTTATAGTCTTGTCACCTGCAtcgtaaatcaggtagttcatgaaaGATTCATACCtaatcaactgctacaagggcaaAGGTAAtgttttagatagaaataactacaggggtatcaaattattgaatcaggtgatgaaagttacagagagggtcacagcccaactaattaggaagagagttagcctagatgagatgcagttaggTTTTGTGTCGTGCAGAAGCACCActtatgctatatttctggtaaggcaattgcaggagaaatatctaaccaaagataaacctctgtacttggcttttgttgacatggagaaagcctttgactttgtaccctgatcccttatctggtggtcaatgcagaaactggggatagacgagtggttggtaagagctgtacaagctctgtacagggatgctgtcagtaaggtgagggttggcaatgagtataggaAATAATTccgagtagaagtaggggttcaccaaaaatcagtcctcagcctcctattattcattatagtcctccaggcaataacagaggaattcaagaaattatttcctcgatttttttttctcagctgacacacagacctacacacacacacacacacacacacacacacacacacacacacacacacacacacacacacattaacataagTTGGccacagcatggtcacagcctcagggctgaaacatataaaagaataaaagaataagcgattcgtgaaaagaaaagaaaaacgatgtGTACTTAGGCACAGTGAGTGTGTTTGACTGTTCGTGGGTATGAAAGAcaatgggtatgtgtatgtttgtgtgtacgcccGTGTTACACTGTTCAACCGGGGGGAAAATTAAAGCGATAAAAAAGTTTTTACAGAAATTGGATAAAATAGAacgattttcattttcacttttgtgAGACCATCTCTCGTGTATctgaatgaatgcatatataagttctgaatatttttcttaattcaatttaatatctGCCGCTtagtttgtgtttttatttattcacagcACGTGCCAAACCcaaacgtatgtgtgtctgtgtctgtatatgtgtgtgtgtgtgtgtgtgtgtgtgtatgtgtgtgcgtgcgtgcgtgcgtgcgtgtgtgtgtgcgtgtgtgtgtgtgttgcaggaACCTGTGCAATTGAGTGCACGCGCGCCTGCGTGTGAAAGAAGTACGTTTGCATTTGTGTCTACTGCTGTTTGGAATGTAAATATTTCTTCGTGATTTATCGGTAGCCAAGCTGATTTTCATTGTGTTTTTAATCGAACATTTCTCAAAGCTGCTAATTAACGACTTGCTGAAACTTATCTAAAATCTATACATTCCTATACACACaatcagaaattattataaatgttaaaaggcaataacaagaataaacaaaattatcaaacctgttctttttttattccagATAATTCTTCATCATTAGCTTGTCGAGGGAAAGGGAAGGGATCGCGTCCTCTTTTGAATGATGACATGATTGATTTATCAACGTTACCCTAAAATACTATAACTTTggtatttttacttatattttcatttgtgacatacatatatattaactcgATTCTTTcgtcgaaagtaaaaataagaagTGGTTTACATGATTAGGTAATATATTACTTCTAACAACACATTTTCTATGTGAGTCCTTCTTCCCACTTTTTGTGTCTAGGCATTTTGAGCTGGACGCTCCTGAA encodes:
- the LOC115209956 gene encoding uncharacterized protein C1orf194 homolog isoform X2 → MSSFKRGRDPFPFPRQANDEELSGIKKEQVCLQHEPYHISQQADPWNNLHNKRTLQNSRRLFFYHDPLAPNDSLDFILKSVYEQDKDLFSTKADTLLQVETITDEHSRKLVNREKIPEKKPLHMDHPLNIIPSEKMEDFNSVKLAIESYHTQITNRGYSRKPDGGYYST
- the LOC115209956 gene encoding uncharacterized protein C1orf194 homolog isoform X1 produces the protein MSSFKRGRDPFPFPRQANDEELSGIKKEQVCLQHEPYHISQQADPWNNLHNKRTLQNSRRLFFYHDPLAPNDSLDFILKSVYEQDKDLFSTKADTLLQVETITDEHSRKLVNREKIPEKKPLHMDHPLNIIPSEKMEDFNSVKLAIGPQPKCGSGCIFGRKPKFIKDVKMSKEK